One window from the genome of Leptospira johnsonii encodes:
- a CDS encoding anthranilate synthase component II, with the protein MILLVDNYDSFTYNLYQYFSQIGNKVEVFRNDKIDLNEIKRLAPKGIVLSPGPGRPEDSGVCIDILKELAGQLPILGVCLGHQAIGLVYGGKIVNAPNIMHGKVSLIEHDGKDIYKSLPSPFLATRYHSLVIQPESLPDVLEVSSKTEDGIIMGVRHKTKPHLYGVQFHPESIMTQNGLELVRNFSRIVSEA; encoded by the coding sequence ATGATCCTTCTCGTGGACAATTACGATTCTTTTACATACAATCTGTATCAGTATTTTTCGCAGATAGGCAATAAGGTAGAAGTTTTTCGGAACGATAAGATAGATCTAAACGAGATCAAAAGATTGGCTCCGAAAGGGATCGTACTGAGCCCTGGTCCGGGACGTCCTGAAGATTCAGGAGTTTGTATAGATATTTTAAAAGAATTAGCGGGACAGCTTCCGATCTTAGGTGTATGTTTAGGTCACCAAGCCATAGGACTTGTCTATGGCGGAAAGATCGTAAACGCTCCAAATATTATGCACGGAAAAGTAAGCTTGATAGAACATGATGGAAAGGATATATATAAGTCCTTGCCTTCTCCTTTTTTAGCCACTCGATATCATTCCCTTGTGATACAACCTGAAAGCCTTCCAGATGTATTGGAAGTTTCCTCCAAGACGGAAGATGGGATCATCATGGGAGTGCGTCATAAGACAAAACCTCATTTATACGGAGTTCAATTCCATCCGGAGTCCATCATGACCCAAAACGGATTGGAACTGGTGAGAAACTTTTCTCGAATCGTGTCAGAAGCATAA
- the trpE gene encoding anthranilate synthase component I has protein sequence METPVSLFAKWGGTEAKHSFLLESVEGGENVGRNSFLGKDPYRLLYGKNGLFYVSKRKEPETEIITYDPLFLLEYSMGDDKYVPDHRLPSFQGGAVGFLSFGAVRYYEKIPDTKPEDEPAPDVYFALYDEVLVVDHVDRLLRIVVNARLSEYEDPKACYEATLERIDAIEKEIREGELPGWVKHPLVTKEKLEYTPNIPDEDYKKAVQKAKEYIYAGDIFQVVPSRKLEFRPGVPPFQVYRGLRTVNPSPYMYFLKLDDISLVGSSPEIMVKCKDRKTYLRPIAGTRPRGANPEADKLLEENLLADPKEIAEHIMLVDLGRNDLGRVCEAGSVRVEDFKIIEKYSHVMHIVSQCSGILEEGKSVYDLLRATLPAGTVSGAPKIRAMEIIDELERTRRGIYSGALGYISYQGDTDMAIVIRTISFYGEKAFVQAGGGVVYDSSPEGELEETKNKMAALLRAVDFARNGLKGEWNR, from the coding sequence TTTTCTTTTAGAATCAGTAGAAGGCGGAGAGAATGTAGGCAGGAATTCCTTCTTAGGAAAAGATCCGTATAGATTGCTCTACGGTAAGAACGGTCTATTTTATGTTTCCAAAAGAAAAGAACCGGAAACTGAGATCATCACATACGATCCCTTATTCCTATTGGAATATTCAATGGGAGACGACAAATACGTTCCGGATCATAGGCTTCCTTCTTTCCAAGGAGGGGCTGTAGGTTTTCTTTCCTTCGGAGCTGTACGTTATTATGAAAAAATCCCAGATACTAAACCGGAAGATGAACCTGCTCCAGATGTTTACTTTGCTTTATACGACGAAGTACTGGTAGTAGATCATGTGGATCGTCTATTAAGGATCGTCGTCAATGCTCGTCTTTCCGAATACGAAGATCCTAAAGCTTGTTACGAAGCTACATTAGAAAGAATTGATGCGATTGAAAAAGAGATCAGAGAAGGAGAACTTCCCGGTTGGGTTAAGCATCCTTTAGTAACTAAGGAGAAATTGGAATACACTCCTAATATTCCCGACGAGGACTATAAAAAAGCGGTCCAGAAAGCGAAGGAATATATTTATGCGGGAGATATCTTTCAGGTCGTTCCATCTAGAAAGTTGGAATTCCGACCAGGAGTTCCTCCTTTCCAAGTTTATCGCGGATTAAGGACCGTAAATCCAAGTCCTTATATGTATTTCCTCAAGCTGGATGATATTTCCTTGGTTGGATCTTCTCCTGAGATCATGGTAAAATGTAAGGATAGAAAAACTTACCTCCGGCCGATTGCAGGTACGAGACCAAGAGGAGCCAATCCGGAAGCGGACAAACTTCTGGAAGAAAATCTTTTAGCGGATCCCAAAGAGATCGCAGAACATATCATGCTCGTAGACTTAGGAAGGAACGACCTCGGTAGGGTTTGCGAAGCGGGAAGCGTTCGAGTAGAAGATTTTAAAATTATAGAAAAATATTCCCACGTAATGCATATCGTAAGCCAATGTTCCGGCATCTTGGAAGAAGGAAAATCGGTTTACGATCTTCTTCGAGCTACTCTTCCTGCGGGAACAGTTTCAGGCGCACCTAAGATCAGAGCTATGGAAATCATAGACGAATTAGAAAGGACCAGAAGAGGGATTTATTCCGGGGCCTTAGGTTATATTTCCTACCAGGGAGATACGGACATGGCGATCGTCATTCGTACCATCTCTTTTTATGGAGAGAAGGCATTCGTCCAAGCTGGAGGAGGAGTTGTTTATGATTCTTCTCCAGAAGGCGAATTAGAAGAGACCAAAAACAAAATGGCCGCATTACTCCGAGCAGTGGACTTTGCAAGAAACGGATTGAAAGGAGAATGGAATAGATGA